One Gadus morhua chromosome 1, gadMor3.0, whole genome shotgun sequence DNA segment encodes these proteins:
- the tmem201 gene encoding transmembrane protein 201 isoform X2 produces the protein MYPREMETIRRFLDEHPEVLYGGVGAAALVSGGALIYKVATRKKPTHANVNCWFCSQSTVVPYGNRNCWDCPTCEQYNGFQENGDYNKPIPAQYLENLNHGVSASLPPSDLPRTLQWVNTQMLLCRKCNNNQTSKIKQLASFTPRDDENYDEEVEAYKHHLEQTYRLCRPCQAAVEYYIKYQNRQLRTGLLTHQLRRGRDADNGFVKSPASVATPAGVILLRVLAFLTAAFLLAVLFSCWPGAPPGDPAPPTLPGAGQKNQSGAGGGPAWRGLLEHLPAVAVETARRGWRYGRDNQMAVASGGLLGCVTAVLLAGPLRLRRIDAVAAVLWLLLLVLYLAEGYLAEGYLAGAPGWLDAAKLGTAALCCLVCFGAAVATRKSVGPRRARGRRYLAGQPPPPLYPGLTDPFIPTPPPSLSKLAPGRRAPPERRASPSSLPGRLNRALCLGTIPSLTRTDYFSLKSGSRPSSPAPSLAGSVTSTSSSARQRRPLISPARLNISGRKLRLFSNEAEPLPMSPPLSPPLSPNHCYAEPAPSVCSGRCAPDLTPYPGHSELRSFQGDGSVVGQQKGSSSGSSACMVDTTTQGLEPAATSPGLVKRFAWPGLLLASLSVNLIFSALYVYRSWA, from the exons ATGTACCCCCGGGAGATGGAGACCATACGCCGGTTCCTCGACGAGCACCCGGAGGTCCTGTACGGGGGCGTCGGGGCCGCGGCGCTCGTCTCCGGCGGAGCGCTCATCTATAAAGTCGCCACAAG AAAGAAGCCCACCCATGCCAACGTCAACTGCTGGTTCTGCAGCCAGAGCACCGTGGTGCCCTATGGAAACCGCAATTGCTGGGACTGTCCCACCTGTGAGCAGTACAATGGCTTTCAAGAG AACGGGGACTACAACAAGCCCATCCCGGCCCAGTACCTGGAGAACCTGAACCACGGGGTGTCGGCCAGCCTGCCCCCGTCCGACCTCCCCCGGACCCTGCAGTGGGTCAACACGCAGATGCTGCTCTGCCGGAAGTGCAACAACAACCAGACGTCCAAGATCAAGCAGCTGGCGTCCTTCACCCCCCGGGACGAC GAGAACTACGACGAGGAGGTCGAGGCCTACAAGCACCACCTGGAGCAGACCTACAGGCTGTGCCGGCCGTGCCAGGCGGCGGTGGAGTACTACATCAAGTACCAGAACCGGCAGCTCCGCACGGGGCTGCTGACCCACCAGCTCCGCCGCGGCAGGGACGCAGACAACGGCTTCGTCAAG agccccgccTCCGTGGCCACGCCCGCCGGCGTCATCCTGCTGCGCGTCCTGGCCTTCCTCACCGCCGCCTTCCTGCTGGCTGTGCTGTTCTCCTGCTGGCCCGGCGCCCCCCCCGGtgaccctgccccccccaccctgcccgGCGCGGGGCAGAAGAACCAGAGCGGCGCCGGGGGGGGGCCCGCGTGGCGCGGCCTGCTGGAGCACCTCCCGGCCGTCGCCGTGGAGACGGCCCGGCGGGGCTGGCGCTACGGCCGGGACAACCAGATGGCGGTGGCCTCCGGGGGGCTGCTGGGCTGTGTGACCGCCGTCCTCCTCGCCGGACCCCTCAG GTTGAGGAGGATCGACGCCGTGGCAGCCGTGCTGTGGCTGCTGCTCCTGGTGCTCTACCTGGCCGAGGGCTACCTGGCCGAGGGCTACCTGGCCGGCGCCCCCGGCTGGCTGGATGCCGCCAAGCTGGGGACCGCCGCCCTCTGCTGCCTGGTCTGCTTCGGAGCCGCCGTGGCAACGCGCAAGTCGGTCGGTCCCAGAAGAGCCCGGGGTCGAAG GTACCTGGCgggccagccgccgccgccgctctacCCCGGCCTGACGGACCCCTTCatccccaccccgccccccagccTCTCCAAGCTGGCCCCCGGCCGCCGGGCCCCCCCCGAGCGCAGGgcctccccgtcctccctcccCGGGCGGCTCAACAGGGCCCTGTGCCTGGGCACCATCCCCTCCCTCACCAGGACGG ATTACTTCTCCCTGAAGTCCGGGAGCCGGCCCTCGTCCCCGGCCCCCTCCCTGGCGGGCTCcgtgacctccacctccagctccgccCGCCAGAGACGGCCCCTCATAAGCCCCGCCCGCCTCAACATCAGCGGCCGCAAGCTCCGCCTCTTCTCCAACGAGGCCGAGCCCCTGCCCATgtccccgcccctctccccgcCCCTTTCCCCCAACCACTGCTACGCTGAGCCCGCCCCCTCGGTCTGCAGCGGACGCTGCGCCCCCGACCTCACCCCCTACCCGGGCCACAGCG AGCTGAGGTCCTTCCAGGGCGACGGCAGCGTGGTCGGGCAGCAGAAGGGCAGCTCCTCCGGGTCCTCTGCCTGCATGGTGGACACCACCACGCAGGGGCTGGAGCCCGCCGCTACGTCACCTG GTTTGGTCAAGCGGTTCGCGTGGCCGGGGCTCCTATTGGCCAGCTTGAGTGTCAATCTCATCTTCTCAGCCCTCTACGTGTACCGCAGCTGGGCGTGA
- the tmem201 gene encoding transmembrane protein 201 isoform X1 — protein sequence MYPREMETIRRFLDEHPEVLYGGVGAAALVSGGALIYKVATRKKPTHANVNCWFCSQSTVVPYGNRNCWDCPTCEQYNGFQENGDYNKPIPAQYLENLNHGVSASLPPSDLPRTLQWVNTQMLLCRKCNNNQTSKIKQLASFTPRDDENYDEEVEAYKHHLEQTYRLCRPCQAAVEYYIKYQNRQLRTGLLTHQLRRGRDADNGFVKSPASVATPAGVILLRVLAFLTAAFLLAVLFSCWPGAPPGDPAPPTLPGAGQKNQSGAGGGPAWRGLLEHLPAVAVETARRGWRYGRDNQMAVASGGLLGCVTAVLLAGPLRLRRIDAVAAVLWLLLLVLYLAEGYLAEGYLAGAPGWLDAAKLGTAALCCLVCFGAAVATRKSVGPRRARGRRYLAGQPPPPLYPGLTDPFIPTPPPSLSKLAPGRRAPPERRASPSSLPGRLNRALCLGTIPSLTRTDSGFLFSGSRPASQCQDSPSSDYFSLKSGSRPSSPAPSLAGSVTSTSSSARQRRPLISPARLNISGRKLRLFSNEAEPLPMSPPLSPPLSPNHCYAEPAPSVCSGRCAPDLTPYPGHSELRSFQGDGSVVGQQKGSSSGSSACMVDTTTQGLEPAATSPGLVKRFAWPGLLLASLSVNLIFSALYVYRSWA from the exons ATGTACCCCCGGGAGATGGAGACCATACGCCGGTTCCTCGACGAGCACCCGGAGGTCCTGTACGGGGGCGTCGGGGCCGCGGCGCTCGTCTCCGGCGGAGCGCTCATCTATAAAGTCGCCACAAG AAAGAAGCCCACCCATGCCAACGTCAACTGCTGGTTCTGCAGCCAGAGCACCGTGGTGCCCTATGGAAACCGCAATTGCTGGGACTGTCCCACCTGTGAGCAGTACAATGGCTTTCAAGAG AACGGGGACTACAACAAGCCCATCCCGGCCCAGTACCTGGAGAACCTGAACCACGGGGTGTCGGCCAGCCTGCCCCCGTCCGACCTCCCCCGGACCCTGCAGTGGGTCAACACGCAGATGCTGCTCTGCCGGAAGTGCAACAACAACCAGACGTCCAAGATCAAGCAGCTGGCGTCCTTCACCCCCCGGGACGAC GAGAACTACGACGAGGAGGTCGAGGCCTACAAGCACCACCTGGAGCAGACCTACAGGCTGTGCCGGCCGTGCCAGGCGGCGGTGGAGTACTACATCAAGTACCAGAACCGGCAGCTCCGCACGGGGCTGCTGACCCACCAGCTCCGCCGCGGCAGGGACGCAGACAACGGCTTCGTCAAG agccccgccTCCGTGGCCACGCCCGCCGGCGTCATCCTGCTGCGCGTCCTGGCCTTCCTCACCGCCGCCTTCCTGCTGGCTGTGCTGTTCTCCTGCTGGCCCGGCGCCCCCCCCGGtgaccctgccccccccaccctgcccgGCGCGGGGCAGAAGAACCAGAGCGGCGCCGGGGGGGGGCCCGCGTGGCGCGGCCTGCTGGAGCACCTCCCGGCCGTCGCCGTGGAGACGGCCCGGCGGGGCTGGCGCTACGGCCGGGACAACCAGATGGCGGTGGCCTCCGGGGGGCTGCTGGGCTGTGTGACCGCCGTCCTCCTCGCCGGACCCCTCAG GTTGAGGAGGATCGACGCCGTGGCAGCCGTGCTGTGGCTGCTGCTCCTGGTGCTCTACCTGGCCGAGGGCTACCTGGCCGAGGGCTACCTGGCCGGCGCCCCCGGCTGGCTGGATGCCGCCAAGCTGGGGACCGCCGCCCTCTGCTGCCTGGTCTGCTTCGGAGCCGCCGTGGCAACGCGCAAGTCGGTCGGTCCCAGAAGAGCCCGGGGTCGAAG GTACCTGGCgggccagccgccgccgccgctctacCCCGGCCTGACGGACCCCTTCatccccaccccgccccccagccTCTCCAAGCTGGCCCCCGGCCGCCGGGCCCCCCCCGAGCGCAGGgcctccccgtcctccctcccCGGGCGGCTCAACAGGGCCCTGTGCCTGGGCACCATCCCCTCCCTCACCAGGACGG ACTCGGGCTTCCTCTTCAGCGGCAGCCGCCCGGCCTCCCAGTGCCAGGACTCTCCGTCCTCAG ATTACTTCTCCCTGAAGTCCGGGAGCCGGCCCTCGTCCCCGGCCCCCTCCCTGGCGGGCTCcgtgacctccacctccagctccgccCGCCAGAGACGGCCCCTCATAAGCCCCGCCCGCCTCAACATCAGCGGCCGCAAGCTCCGCCTCTTCTCCAACGAGGCCGAGCCCCTGCCCATgtccccgcccctctccccgcCCCTTTCCCCCAACCACTGCTACGCTGAGCCCGCCCCCTCGGTCTGCAGCGGACGCTGCGCCCCCGACCTCACCCCCTACCCGGGCCACAGCG AGCTGAGGTCCTTCCAGGGCGACGGCAGCGTGGTCGGGCAGCAGAAGGGCAGCTCCTCCGGGTCCTCTGCCTGCATGGTGGACACCACCACGCAGGGGCTGGAGCCCGCCGCTACGTCACCTG GTTTGGTCAAGCGGTTCGCGTGGCCGGGGCTCCTATTGGCCAGCTTGAGTGTCAATCTCATCTTCTCAGCCCTCTACGTGTACCGCAGCTGGGCGTGA
- the tmem201 gene encoding transmembrane protein 201 isoform X3: MYPREMETIRRFLDEHPEVLYGGVGAAALVSGGALIYKVATRKKPTHANVNCWFCSQSTVVPYGNRNCWDCPTCEQYNGFQENGDYNKPIPAQYLENLNHGVSASLPPSDLPRTLQWVNTQMLLCRKCNNNQTSKIKQLASFTPRDDENYDEEVEAYKHHLEQTYRLCRPCQAAVEYYIKYQNRQLRTGLLTHQLRRGRDADNGFVKSPASVATPAGVILLRVLAFLTAAFLLAVLFSCWPGAPPGDPAPPTLPGAGQKNQSGAGGGPAWRGLLEHLPAVAVETARRGWRYGRDNQMAVASGGLLGCVTAVLLAGPLRLRRIDAVAAVLWLLLLVLYLAEGYLAEGYLAGAPGWLDAAKLGTAALCCLVCFGAAVATRKSVGPRRARGRRYLAGQPPPPLYPGLTDPFIPTPPPSLSKLAPGRRAPPERRASPSSLPGRLNRALCLGTIPSLTRTALLVVLFRRSSCPPSFAGKRQTQQWRICRACWSFEDALARVSQPILHL; this comes from the exons ATGTACCCCCGGGAGATGGAGACCATACGCCGGTTCCTCGACGAGCACCCGGAGGTCCTGTACGGGGGCGTCGGGGCCGCGGCGCTCGTCTCCGGCGGAGCGCTCATCTATAAAGTCGCCACAAG AAAGAAGCCCACCCATGCCAACGTCAACTGCTGGTTCTGCAGCCAGAGCACCGTGGTGCCCTATGGAAACCGCAATTGCTGGGACTGTCCCACCTGTGAGCAGTACAATGGCTTTCAAGAG AACGGGGACTACAACAAGCCCATCCCGGCCCAGTACCTGGAGAACCTGAACCACGGGGTGTCGGCCAGCCTGCCCCCGTCCGACCTCCCCCGGACCCTGCAGTGGGTCAACACGCAGATGCTGCTCTGCCGGAAGTGCAACAACAACCAGACGTCCAAGATCAAGCAGCTGGCGTCCTTCACCCCCCGGGACGAC GAGAACTACGACGAGGAGGTCGAGGCCTACAAGCACCACCTGGAGCAGACCTACAGGCTGTGCCGGCCGTGCCAGGCGGCGGTGGAGTACTACATCAAGTACCAGAACCGGCAGCTCCGCACGGGGCTGCTGACCCACCAGCTCCGCCGCGGCAGGGACGCAGACAACGGCTTCGTCAAG agccccgccTCCGTGGCCACGCCCGCCGGCGTCATCCTGCTGCGCGTCCTGGCCTTCCTCACCGCCGCCTTCCTGCTGGCTGTGCTGTTCTCCTGCTGGCCCGGCGCCCCCCCCGGtgaccctgccccccccaccctgcccgGCGCGGGGCAGAAGAACCAGAGCGGCGCCGGGGGGGGGCCCGCGTGGCGCGGCCTGCTGGAGCACCTCCCGGCCGTCGCCGTGGAGACGGCCCGGCGGGGCTGGCGCTACGGCCGGGACAACCAGATGGCGGTGGCCTCCGGGGGGCTGCTGGGCTGTGTGACCGCCGTCCTCCTCGCCGGACCCCTCAG GTTGAGGAGGATCGACGCCGTGGCAGCCGTGCTGTGGCTGCTGCTCCTGGTGCTCTACCTGGCCGAGGGCTACCTGGCCGAGGGCTACCTGGCCGGCGCCCCCGGCTGGCTGGATGCCGCCAAGCTGGGGACCGCCGCCCTCTGCTGCCTGGTCTGCTTCGGAGCCGCCGTGGCAACGCGCAAGTCGGTCGGTCCCAGAAGAGCCCGGGGTCGAAG GTACCTGGCgggccagccgccgccgccgctctacCCCGGCCTGACGGACCCCTTCatccccaccccgccccccagccTCTCCAAGCTGGCCCCCGGCCGCCGGGCCCCCCCCGAGCGCAGGgcctccccgtcctccctcccCGGGCGGCTCAACAGGGCCCTGTGCCTGGGCACCATCCCCTCCCTCACCAGGACGG CCCTGTTGGTGGTCTTGTTTCGTCGGTCTTCTTGTCCCCCATCCTTTGCTGGGAAACGTCAGACCCAGCAGTGGAGGATCTGCAGGGCCTGCTGGAGCTTTGAGGACGCCCTGGCTCGTGTTTCGCAGCCCATCCTCCATCTTTGA
- the foxl2l gene encoding forkhead domain-containing protein, with the protein MDEGKTTGDQGAGLLDVGTMWTKAEQEGCSLVPLETGADVAQDHLLDKPPYSYVALIAMAIKESSEKRQTLSGIYEYIIDKFPFYEKNKKGWQNSIRHNLSLNECFVKIPRENRGDGKGSFWIVDPAFEDMFECGNFRRRKRVRRPFRAPGLPYLPGSPVDYNEPLYVHALPEKHVYMQSAQYVSGSWALCHPGSAPQTTGGYGSTSLINGHARCISPNGFTAGTMGGYYTPGHFHPPLGAHRHPPVLVPHGGCPYGGLAQPLTPDGGSVSLASYYV; encoded by the coding sequence ATGGACGAGGGCAAAACTACCGGTGATCAAGGAGCAGGACTTCTGGATGTTGGCACCATGTGGACGAAGGCCGAGCAGGAGGGCTGCTCCTTGGTTCCTTTAGAGACGGGGGCAGACGTGGCCCAGGACCATCTCCTCGACAAACCCCCGTACTCCTACGTCGCTCTCATCGCGATGGCAATCAAGGAGAGCAGCGAGAAGAGGCAAACTCTGAGTGGGATATACGAATACATCATCGACAAGTTCCCTTTCTACGAGAAGAATAAAAAAGGCTGGCAGAACAGCATCCGACACAACCTGAGTCTGAACGAGTGCTTCGTGAAGATCCCCAGAGAAAACCGAGGGGACGGGAAAGGCAGCTTCTGGATCGTGGATCCCGCGTTTGAAGACATGTTCGAGTGCGGCAACTTCCGACGGAGGAAGCGGGTCCGGAGACCCTTCAGGGCGCCGGGCCTACCCTACCTGCCCGGGTCCCCTGTGGACTACAACGAGCCCCTGTACGTGCACGCACTGCCGGAGAAACACGTCTACATGCAGTCGGCCCAGTATGTCAGCGGGTCGTGGGCGCTGTGTCACCCTGGCTCTGCGCCGCAGACCACCGGCGGTTACGGGTCAACGTCGCTCATCAACGGACACGCTCGCTGTATCTCGCCGAATGGATTCACAGCCGGCACGATGGGCGGCTACTACACCCCGGGTCACTTCCACCCTCCTCTCGGGGCCCATCGCCACCCGCCCGTGCTGGTACCCCACGGAGGGTGCCCCTACGGGGGCCTGGCCCAGCCCCTGACCCCGGACGGAGGCAGCGTGTCCTTGGCGAGCTACTACGTGTGA